The Natronomonas salsuginis genome includes a region encoding these proteins:
- a CDS encoding sulfite exporter TauE/SafE family protein, with protein sequence MVIVSGATNGIASFGFALIGTMALATMLDPATAVVFMIVPILAVNVSLVRDLSRRELRSCSRRFWPVIAAALVGTIAGMAVLDSVPQAPLRLGLGVLTLGFVSTAQRRVPLPGISETGTRDVAKTRLGMAGVGAVSGVVFGGTNVGVQLIAYLRSFDLSHGLFVGVVALVFLGLNGIRVAIAGAFGLYPNPILAAASAVAVIPAVAGVAIGKRLRAGIDERFRRALVLGLLTVVGLRLLTGGLGVT encoded by the coding sequence ATCGTGATCGTTTCGGGTGCCACAAACGGCATTGCCAGTTTCGGCTTCGCCCTCATCGGAACGATGGCGCTCGCGACGATGCTGGACCCCGCAACGGCCGTCGTGTTCATGATCGTCCCCATTCTCGCGGTGAACGTCTCGCTGGTGCGTGACCTCTCTCGGAGGGAGCTGCGGTCCTGCAGTCGGCGATTCTGGCCCGTGATCGCCGCTGCGCTGGTCGGAACGATCGCCGGCATGGCCGTCCTCGACAGCGTGCCGCAAGCCCCGCTCCGCCTTGGTCTCGGGGTCCTGACTCTGGGGTTCGTTTCGACCGCCCAACGCCGCGTTCCTCTCCCCGGTATATCGGAGACCGGTACCCGCGATGTCGCCAAGACGCGACTCGGAATGGCCGGCGTCGGTGCCGTCTCCGGCGTCGTGTTCGGCGGGACCAACGTCGGCGTCCAACTCATCGCGTACCTCCGGAGCTTCGATCTCTCGCACGGGCTGTTCGTCGGCGTCGTCGCGCTGGTGTTCTTGGGTCTCAACGGGATTCGGGTCGCCATCGCGGGCGCGTTCGGACTCTATCCGAACCCGATCCTCGCCGCGGCGTCCGCCGTCGCTGTTATCCCGGCGGTCGCCGGCGTCGCGATCGGAAAACGACTCCGGGCTGGGATCGATGAACGGTTTCGAAGAGCGCTGGTGCTCGGACTGCTGACCGTCGTCGGACTCCGATTGCTCACCGGTGGACTCGGCGTCACCTGA
- a CDS encoding endonuclease NucS domain-containing protein, whose translation MSIRTIAGDCLIHASGHRERTVRGRVLTIVKPDNTVLVHDVDGYQPVAWLTRPESLSITRDPLWLVASDGAETLRIEAVGDVAVDDHDATAAGTPVGPCRCGGTLVRSGTTVACLDCAERFGLPSGASMTDSTCDCGLPTFLVDRGERFELCLDYACGSLLDAVSDRFDREWDCPNCGGALRVLRRGGLIAGCERYPDCDTGFAIPDETIGGSCGCGLPLFETANGTRCLDSACSSADAA comes from the coding sequence ATGTCGATTCGAACCATCGCCGGGGACTGTCTCATTCACGCGTCCGGCCACCGCGAGCGAACCGTGCGCGGCCGAGTACTCACCATCGTCAAACCGGACAACACCGTGTTGGTCCACGACGTCGACGGCTATCAGCCGGTCGCGTGGCTGACCCGCCCCGAATCGCTCTCGATCACCCGCGATCCCCTGTGGCTCGTCGCCAGCGACGGGGCCGAGACGCTTCGAATCGAGGCCGTCGGCGACGTGGCGGTCGACGACCACGACGCCACGGCCGCCGGCACGCCGGTCGGGCCATGTCGCTGTGGGGGGACGCTGGTTCGGTCCGGAACGACCGTCGCGTGTCTCGACTGCGCCGAGCGGTTCGGGCTCCCGAGCGGGGCGTCGATGACCGACTCGACGTGCGACTGCGGCCTCCCGACGTTTCTGGTCGATCGCGGCGAGCGCTTCGAGCTGTGTCTGGATTACGCGTGTGGCTCCCTCCTCGACGCCGTCAGCGATCGGTTCGACCGCGAGTGGGACTGTCCGAACTGCGGCGGCGCGCTTCGGGTCCTCAGACGCGGTGGGCTCATCGCCGGCTGCGAGCGGTACCCCGACTGCGACACCGGGTTTGCCATCCCGGACGAGACGATCGGCGGCTCCTGTGGCTGCGGGCTGCCGCTGTTCGAGACCGCCAACGGCACGCGCTGTCTCGACAGCGCCTGTTCGAGCGCGGACGCCGCATGA
- the endA gene encoding tRNA-intron lyase — protein sequence MQGHLADGLVEVGPNGRERYYDSSGYGRPRGDGVVLDPIEAAHLLYRGDLDAVDGAGLQEFLADNDGIVARFLVYKDLRQRGFYVSPAREGWVAEPTGVDFVVHPRGDGPWDGTVEYRVRVVGERTAVSVASLGDAVLAVVDEESELTYLETDRPAIGGDSLLETPPDVEGTLLGDRAICWSPPADLYERGFYGQPLDGDDDALQLSLLEAAYLADRGVLSVEGGADAIESRGRSVEGDRFGRRLTVYRTLRACGVVPKTGFKFGADFRTYETVEHVDELGHSELLVRVLDADAERSPRDIALDVRLAHGVRKRMVFALVGTDSVRWLSVGRLTP from the coding sequence ATGCAAGGCCACCTGGCCGACGGACTCGTCGAGGTCGGCCCGAACGGTCGCGAGCGGTACTACGACTCCAGCGGCTACGGCCGCCCCCGCGGCGACGGTGTCGTCCTCGATCCAATCGAGGCCGCCCACCTGCTGTACCGCGGCGATCTCGACGCGGTCGACGGAGCCGGTCTCCAGGAGTTCCTCGCCGACAACGACGGGATCGTCGCCCGGTTTCTCGTCTACAAGGACCTCCGCCAGCGGGGTTTCTACGTCTCTCCGGCGCGCGAGGGGTGGGTCGCGGAGCCAACGGGCGTCGACTTCGTCGTCCACCCCCGCGGCGACGGGCCGTGGGACGGAACCGTCGAGTATCGGGTTCGCGTGGTCGGCGAACGCACCGCCGTATCGGTCGCCTCGCTCGGCGACGCCGTGTTGGCGGTCGTCGACGAGGAGAGCGAGCTGACGTATCTGGAGACTGACCGCCCGGCGATCGGCGGCGACAGCCTCCTCGAAACGCCTCCGGACGTCGAGGGAACGCTGCTCGGCGACCGCGCGATCTGTTGGAGTCCGCCCGCCGACCTCTACGAGCGCGGCTTCTACGGTCAGCCGCTCGACGGCGACGACGACGCCCTCCAGCTGTCGCTCCTGGAGGCGGCGTATCTCGCCGACCGCGGCGTCCTCTCCGTCGAGGGCGGGGCGGACGCGATCGAGTCCCGCGGCCGATCGGTCGAGGGCGACCGGTTCGGTCGACGGTTGACCGTCTACCGAACCCTCCGAGCCTGCGGTGTCGTCCCGAAGACCGGCTTCAAATTCGGCGCGGACTTTCGGACCTACGAGACGGTCGAACACGTCGACGAGCTCGGCCACTCCGAACTACTCGTTCGCGTCCTCGACGCTGACGCCGAGCGCTCGCCGCGCGACATCGCGCTCGACGTCCGACTCGCCCACGGCGTCAGAAAGCGGATGGTGTTCGCGCTCGTCGGGACCGATTCGGTTCGGTGGCTGTCGGTCGGTCGCTTGACGCCCTGA
- a CDS encoding DUF2061 domain-containing protein — MASTILSRSALQARRRAIVKTLCYRLFMLAITVTIAFVVVGDLGDAVNIGLAANVLKTGTYYLYERLWDRIAWGVETV; from the coding sequence ATGGCGTCGACGATCCTCTCTCGGTCCGCGTTGCAGGCGCGACGGCGCGCGATCGTCAAGACGCTCTGCTATCGGCTGTTCATGCTCGCGATCACGGTCACGATCGCGTTCGTCGTCGTCGGGGACCTCGGCGACGCGGTGAACATCGGGCTCGCCGCAAACGTGCTGAAAACCGGGACGTACTACCTCTACGAGCGGCTGTGGGACCGAATCGCGTGGGGCGTCGAGACGGTCTGA